A window of Corvus hawaiiensis isolate bCorHaw1 chromosome 15, bCorHaw1.pri.cur, whole genome shotgun sequence genomic DNA:
GCCACCATGCCTCCCAGCAGGGCGGCGAAGGTGAAGCCCTGGGCCACGACACGCGCCCGCATCATCATCTGGGAGCGCCGAGTGTTGCCTTTCTTGAAGCTGATCAGTCCGTAGGTCAGGACGCCGACGGTGCACAGGCAGCCTGCGGGGAAGGACGGGGGCTGTGAGGCGCGGCCTCCTCCGGGCCTGAGCGCTGCCGGCCGGTTCCACCGCACCCCCAAACCCGAGCCGCGCCCCCCGGGGCTGAGGGATCAGCCCCTCACCAGCGACTATCGCCCCGGCCCTCGCCCCTCAATCA
This region includes:
- the HIGD2A gene encoding HIG1 domain family member 2A, mitochondrial gives rise to the protein MTAGPPPPLEPSPLPTFAEEGFGEKFLRKTRENPLVPLGCLCTVGVLTYGLISFKKGNTRRSQMMMRARVVAQGFTFAALLGGMVATAIKSRQ